The segment CGACGAGCGGCTGGCTTTTCGATGCGCCGCCCGACCAGCAACGCGTGCTCGCCCGCTCCGCGCTCGCGGTCCTCGCCGACCTGCACCGCCTCGACTGGCGCGCCCTCGGCTTCGAGTTCCTCGCGCGTCCCGAGTACGGCGCGACTCCGTTCGAGCAGCAGCTCGGCTACTACGCGATGATGCTGCGCTGGGCCGCCGCCGGCCGCGCGATGCCGGTCGTCGACGCGACGCTCGCGTGGCTCCAGGGGCGCCGTCCGGAGGACGAGCCCGCCCCGAGCCTCACCTGGGGCGACGCCCGCATCGGCAACATGATCTTCCGCGATTTCCGTCCGGTCGCCGTGCTCGACTGGGAGATGGCGACGCTCGGTCCGGGCGAGGTGGACCTGGCGTGGTGGCTCGTCCTCGACCGCTACCACACGGAAGGCGTCGGCGCCGCGCCGCTTCCCGGTTTTCCGTCGCGCGCCGAGGTCATCGCGCAGTGGGAGGAGGGCGTCGGGCGCCGCGCGCGCGATCTCTTCTATTACGAGGTGTGGGGCGCGTTCCGTTTCGCGCTCGTGCTCATCCGGATCGCCGACCAGATGACCGAGTACGGCATCATGCCCGAGGGCTCCGGCTTCGAGCGCAACAATCCGGCGACGCAGATGCTCGCGAAGATGCTGGAGCTGCCGCCGCCGGCGTGAGTGGCCGGGTGGGCGGCTCCGTTTCGTTTCGGCCGGGATGGCCGCCGTCCGGGTTCAGCGCCGGCGGACGCGGTTCGCCGTCTCCCACACCGTCTCGAGCGCGCCCGACTCGCCGAGGAGCTCGTCCGGGTTGCGCTTGTCGATGTGGCCGATGAGCCCGCGGTAGACGCCGTAGCCGATCAGCTCGCGCAGACGCGGCGAGAAGCCGCGCGCGATCTCGCGCGGGATGCCGAGCTGCTGGTTTTCTTGTTGGCGCACCCAGCCCGCGCAGTAGTTCATCGCGATGCCGATGCGGACCGCGCCGCTCCGGTTGGCGCCGCCGCCGTGCCAGAGGCTGCCGTGCCAGACGAGCACGCTGCCGCGCCGCATGGCCGCCGGGATCGACGGGTGCTCCGAGCCGTACACGGGGCTGTGGTCGCGTCGGTGCGAGCCGGGGATGATGCGCGTGGCGCCGTTCTCCGCGGTGAACTCCGTGAGCGCCCACATCGTGTTGCAGACGGTCGCCACGTGCGGCTTCGGCAGCGGCAGGAGCTGGTCGTCGGCGTGGATCGGCTGCGCGATCTCGCCCGGGTGGATCGCGATCGACGAGAGCGACGACACCAGACATCCCGAGTCGAGCACGCCCTCGACGACGGGGAGCACGCGCGGGTGCACCGGGATCGCCTCGAAGGCCGGTCCGTGGACGAGCAGGTTGTAGACGCGCTTGGTCCGGCGGCCCTCGAAGTCGTTGCTCGCGAAGGCGACGGCAAGCGCGCGCTCGAGGTCGTCGAGCGTGGCGACCAGGGTGTCGGCCTCGCCGGTCGAGAGGACGTCCTCGACGACCGTGTAGCCGTCGCGCTCGATACGGGCGAGATGCTCGGCGGTATCGGTCATGCGGGCGTCTTACTAACGTCGGGCGTGGCGCGTCCATCCGGGGTGCGCCGCGTCCGTGCTTGCCTCGCGCGGCGACGACTGCTTTGAAAGCGCCTCCGCGGAGGAGGTCACACCATGAAACAGCTGCCGCTCGCCCACGTGCACTCCGGCAAGGTGCGCGACATCTACGCCGTCGGCGACGACACGTTGCTCATGGTGACGAGCGACCGCCTGTCGGCGTTCGACGTCGTGATGGTCGAGCCCATTCCGAACAAGGGCCGCGTGCTGACCGCGATGACGGCGTTCTGGTTCGAACTCTTCGAGGGCATGGTCGGGAGCCACCTCCTCTCGACCGATCTCGCCGATCTGCCGCCGGAGGTGCGCGGAGAGGAGGATCTCGCCGGCCGCGTGATGCTTTGCCGGCGCGCGGAGATGCTGCCGGTCGAGTGCATCGTGCGCGGCTACATCACCGGCTCGGCGTGGAAGGAGTACAAGAAGAGCGGGACGATGCACGGCGCGAAGCTCCCCGCGGGGCTCCTCGAGTCGTCAGAGCTTCCCGAGCCGGTCTTCACGCCGTCGACGAAGGCCGCGGTCGGCGATCACGACGAGAACATCTCGTTCGGGGCAGCCGTCGACCTCGTGGGCCTGGCGCTCGCGACGCGGCTCCGCGACGTGAGCCTCGCGCTCTACTCGCGCGGCGCCGCGTGGGCGCGCGAGCGCGGCATCATCATCGCCGACACCAAGTTCGAGCTCGGGCGCATCCCGGGGACCGGCGAGCTCGTGCTGTGCGACGAGGTGCTGACGCCCGACTCCTCGCGCTTCTGGCCGGTGGCCGAGTGGACGCCCGGGAAGACGCCGCCGTCCTTCGACAAGCAGCCGGTGCGCGACTATCTGGAGACGCTCGACTGGAACAAGACGCCGCCGCCGCCGCCTCTGCCCCGAGCGGTCGTCGACGCCACGAGCACGCGCTACGTCGAGGCCTACGAGCGCATCACCGGCCGGCGCTTCGCCGATTGGCCCGGCGTGCGCTGACGGCGGCGTTCGGGCACGCCCGACGGGCCACTCGCGGAGCCGGAGCGCTTCGGCGGCGGAGGCCGGTGGATGCGCGCGTGGCGGGCAATCGTGGTAGATCCCGGCCATGCCCGACCGCATCGTCGTTCGCGGGGCGCGCGAGCACAATCTCCAGAACGTCGACGTCGAGATCCCGCGCGAGAAGCTCGTCGTCGTGACCGGGCTCTCCGGCTCGGGCAAGTCGTCGCTCGCGTTCGACACGCTCTACGCCGAGGGGCAGCGCCGCTACGTCGAGTCGCTCTCGGCGTACGCTCGGCAATTCCTCGAGCAGATGGAGAAGCCCGACGTCGATCAGATCGAGGGCCTGTCGCCGGCGATCGCGATCGAGCAGAAGACGGCGAGCAAGAACCCGCGCTCGACGGTCGCGACCGTCACCGAGATCCACGATTATCTACGCCTGCTGTACGCGCGGTGCGGTCGCGCCCATTGCCCGCAATGCGGCCGGCCGATCGCGTCGCAGACGGTGCAGCAGGTCGTCGACCGCCTGCTCGCGCTCCCCGAGAAGACGCGGATCAATCTCTACGCGCCGGTCGTGCGTGGGCGGAAGGGTGAGCACCGGCGCGAGCTGCGGGAGCTCCGCCAGGCGGGCTTCGTGCGCGTGCGCGTCGACGGCGAGCTCCGGGAGCTCGCGGACGACATCGTGCTCCCGAAGACCGTCGCGCACACGATCGAGGTGCTGGTCGACCGGCTCACCGTCCGCGCCGGTCTCGAGAAGCGGCTCGCCGACTCGCTCGAGACGGCGTTCGCGCGCGGCGACGAGATCGCGCGTGTCGAGCGCCTCGCCGAGGACGGCGGCGTCGCCGAGGAGATGCTCTTCAGCCGCCGCTTCGCGTGCGTCGAGTGCGGGACGTCGCTACCCGAGATGAGCCCGCGCATGTTCTCGTTCAACAGCCCGCAGGGCGCGTGCCCGGCCTGCAACGGCCTCGGCGTGAGCCGGTACTTCGACCCCGACCTCATCATCCCCGACGTACGGAAGAGCCTCGCGGCCGGCGCGGTCGCCACCGTCGACCGCAAGACCGCCGCCCAGCTTGGCAGCGTGTTCGCGGCGCTCGGCGCGCGCTACGGGTTCCAGCTCGCGACGCCGTGGGACGAGCTCTCCCCGGCCGCGCGCAAGGTCGTGCTCGAGGGTACGGGCGGCAAGGAGCTCGAGATCGCGTACCGCAAGGACGGCAGGCACCACACCTTCGCGCGGGCGTGGGAAGGCCTGGTCGCGTTCTTGCAACGGCGCTACGAGGCGACGGAGTCGCCGTGGCTGCGCGACGAGCTCGAGAGCCTCATGAGCTCGCGGCCCTGCGCCGCGTGCGGCGGCGGCCGTCTTCGCCGGGAGAGCCTCGCGGTCAGGGTCGGAGGCAGGACGATCGCCGAGGTTTCGCGGCTCTCGGTCGGCGAGGCGGGCGCGTTCTTCGGCGCGATCGACCTCTCGCCGCATGAGCGTGAGATCGCCCGGCTCCTCTTGAAGGAGATCCGCGACCGCCTCGGCTTCCTGCAGCAGGTCGGGCTCGCGTACCTGACGCTCGACCGCACGAGCGCGACCCTGTCCGGAGGCGAAGGGCAACGCATACGCCTCGCGACCCAGATCGGGTCGAGCCTCTCGGGCGTGCTCTACATCCTCGACGAGCCGTCGATCGGCCTCCACCAGCGCGACAACACGCGGCTGCTGGCCACCCTGCGGCGCCTGCGCGACCTCGGCAACACGGTGCTCGTCGTCGAGCACGATCGCGACACGATGCTCGCTGCCGATCACGTGATCGACATGGGGCCGGGCGCGGGTCGGCAGGGCGGGACGATCGTCGCGGCCGGGCCGCCGGCCGAGGTGATGGCGAATCCGCGCTCGCTCACGGGCCGCTATCTCGCCGGCGCCGTGACGATCCCGACGCCGGGGAAGCGTCGCGCCGGCTCCGGCTGGAACCTCGTGATCCGGGGCGCCCGCGAGCACAACCTGAGGAACGTCACGGTCGAGATCCCGCTCGGCACGATCACGTGCGTGACGGGCGTCTCGGGCTCCGGAAAGAGCTCACTCGTGATCGACACGCTCTACCGGGCGCTCGCCCAGAAGCTGAACGGCAGCCGCGAGCGCGCCGGCGCCTACGACGAGCTCGAGGGGTGGCAGCTCCTCGACAAGGTGATCGACATCGACCAGGCGCCGATCGGCCGGACGCCGCGCTCGAACCCGGCGACCTACACGGGACTCTTCACCCACGTCCGCGAGGTGTTCGCGCAGCTCCCGGAGGCGCGGGCGCGCGGCTACGATCCGGGACGCTTCTCGTTCAACGTGAAGGGCGGTCGCTGCGAGGCCTGCAAGGGCGACGGCGTGCTGCGCATCGAGATGCACTTCCTGCCGGACGTCTTCGTGACCTGCGACGTCTGCAAGGGGCGCCGCTACGCCCGCGAGACGCTCGAGGTCCTCTATCGAGGGAAAAGCATCGCCGACGTCCTCGACCTGACGGTCGCCGAGGCCCTCGACTTCCTCTCCGCCTTCCAGCCGATCCGCACGAAGCTCGCCACCCTGCACGACGTCGGTCTCGACTACGTGCACCTCGGGCAATCGGCGACGACGCTCTCCGGGGGCGAAGCCCAGCGCATCAAGCTCGCACGCGAGCTCGCCCGTCGCGCCACCGGGCGCACCCTCTACATCCTCGACGAGCCGACGACCGGCCTCCACTTCGAGGACGTCCGCCGACTTCTCGCGGTGCTCGAGCGCCTGGCCGACCAGGGCAACACCGTGGTCGTGATCGAGCACAACCTCGACGTCGTCCGGACCGCCGACCGGGTCGTCGACCTCGGCCCCGAGGGAGGCAGCGGTGGCGGCGAGGTGGTGGCCGTCGGGACCCCGGAGCAGGTGGCGGCCGTGGCCGCGTCGCATACCGGCCGGTACCTCGATGACGCCCTGCGGCAGACACCCCCTGAACGGCAGCAACCTCAGATGGTTGGTTGACACTTCGCGGGACGGTTTATAAGAGACTGCTCAGCTCTGAATTGGGTAGATTTACCTGGAACCCCGCGCGGTATCTCGGGTAATCGGAGGGTCAGTCGAATGAGCAGCACCTCGAACGGCAGGACGATGCGTCGCGTCTACATGGACAACCACGCCACTACTCAGGTGGATCCGCGGGTGGTCGAGGCGATGCTGCCGTGTTTCACAGAAAGGTACGGCAACTCGGGCAGCCGCAACCACGCCTTCGGATGGGAGGCGGAAGCGCTCGTCGACGAGGCGCGGGAGCAGGTCGCCAGGGTGATCGGCGCGAAGGCGAAGGAGATCATCTTCACGAGCGGCGCCACCGAATCCGACAACCTCGCGCTCAAGGGCGTCGTCGAGTTCTACAAGGAGAAGGGCAACCACATCATCACCGCCACCACCGAGCACAAGGCCATCCTCGACACCTGCAAGGCGCTCGAGCGCAAGGGTCTGGCGACGGTGACGTATCTTCCGGTCGACGAGCTCGGCCTGATCGACCTCGACGAGCTCCGCAGCGCCATCACCGACGAGACGGTCCTGATCTCGATCATGCACGCCAACAACGAGATCGGGACGATCCAGCCGGTTCATGAGATCGGGAAGATCGCCAAGGAGCGCGGCGTGCTCTTCCACACCGACGCCACCCAGGGCGCCGGCAAGATTCCGGTCGACGTCGAGGCGATGGGCATCGACCTGCTCTCGATGTCGGCGCACAAGATCTACGGTCCGAAGGGCGTCGGCGCGCTCTACGTCCGGGCCCGCGGCCCGCGCGTGCGGCTCACGCCGCAGCTCGATGGCGGCGGCCAGGAACGCGGCTTCCGTTCGGGTACCCTCAACGTTCCGGGCATCGTCGGCCTCGGGAAGGCGATGCAGATCGCCGCCGAGGTGATGGAGAGCGAGAACGAGCGCCTGCTTCGCCTCCGCGAGCGCCTGCGCCAGGGCATCATGGGCAAGCTCGACGAGGTGTTCCTGAACGGGCATCCGATGCAGCGGCTCCCCGGAAACCTCAACATCAGCTTCGCCTTCGTCGAGGGCGAGTCGCTCCTGATGGGGCTCAAGGACATCGCGGTGTCGTCGGGCTCGGCCTGCACGTCGGCGACGCTCGAACCTTCGTACGTGCTGAAGGCGCTCGGGGTCGGCGACGAGCTCGCCCATACCTCCATCCGTTTCGGTCTCGGCCGCTTCAATACGGAGGAGGAGGTCGACTACGTCGCCGAGCGCGTCGTGCACGAGGTGAATCGTCTGCGCGAGATGTCGCCCCTCTACGAGATGGCCAAGGAAGGCATCGACCTCAAGACCTTCAACTGGGCGCGCGAGTAACGAGAAGAAGCGAAAGGACAACGATCATGGCCTACAGCGACAAGGTCCTCGACCACTACGAGAACCCGCGCAACGTCGGCAGCTTCGCCAAGGACGAGCCCGGCGTCGGCACGGGCATCGTCGGTGCGCCGGAGTGCGGCGACGTCATGAAGCTCCAGCTCAAGATCACCGACGCGGGCGTCATCGAGGATGCCAAGTTCAAGACCTTCGGTTGCGGCAGCGCGATCGCGAGCTCGAGCTACGTGACCGAGCTCATCAAGGGGAAGTCGGTCGAGGAAGCCTACGCCATCAAGAACACGCAGATCGTCGAGGAGCTGAACCTTCCGCCGGTGAAGATCCACTGCTCCGTGCTCGCCGAGGACGCGATCAAGGCGGCGATCGGCGACTGGAAGGGCAAGACGGGCACCGATTCCGAGAAGAAGGCGGTCTGAGGACGATCGGTGGCAGCCATCAGCCTCAGTGACGCCGCGGCCGAGAAGATCAGCGGCCTCGTCGCGTCGGAACAGAAGCCCGACCACGGCCTCCGTTTGAAGGTCGTCGGCGGCGGCTGCTCGGGGTTGCAGTACAAGATGGATCTCGACGTCGAGCGTGCCGGCGACAAGATCTTCACCAACGGCGACGCCAAGATCCTCGTCGATCGGAAGAGCTTTCTCTACTTGAACGGTACCGAGGTCCATTACGAAGAAGGCTTGATGGAGTCGGGGTTCAAGCTCAGGAACCCGAACATCAAGCGCGAGTGCGGTTGCGGCGCCTCGTTCACGGTTTGATCCGTGCGGATCGAAGGACATGACGACGAACACCGAAACCTCGTTGTGCCTCCATTGCGGCAAGCCGGCTGCCCATCAGCTCGTGTGCTCGGGCTGCGGCATCGTCGCGCCCGCCGGTCGGGAGACTGACTACTTCAGCCTCTTCGGGCTTCCCCGTCGCCTCACGGTCGAACTCGCCGACCTCGAGCGGCGCTACTACGCCCTCTCGCGCGAGCTCCACCCCGACCTCTTCCACGACCGTCCGCCCGCCGAGCAGGCCGAGAGCCTGCGCATGACGGCGCTCGTGAACCGCGCCTACAAGACCCTGAAGGATCCCGTGCAACGCGCCCTCTACTGGCTCGAGGCGCACGGAGAGTCGCTCGGTCGCGACAACGAGCGCGTGCCGGCCGCGCTCGCCACGCGCGTCTTCGAGGTGCAGGAGCAGCTCGACGAGCTGCGCGCGGCTCGCGCCCGCGGCGCCGGAGAAGCCGAGTGCCGCGCGATGAGCGCGGTCCGCAACGCGCTGCGCGACGACCTCGGCGCCTCCGAGGCGCGGCTCGCGCGCAGCTTCGAGGCCGACGACGGTGCGAGCGCCGCCGCGCTCACCGAGACCAAGAAGATCCTTTCTGAGCTGCACTACCTGCGGACGTTGCTGCGCGACGTGGAGAACGAGCTGTGAGTCCGGTGGAGCGACCCTCTCCCATCGTCGGCATCGACCTCGGGACGACGAACAGCCTCGTCGCCTGGCTCGACGACGAGACGCCGCGCGTGATCGCCGATCCGGCGACCGGCCGGGTCATCGTTCCGTCGGTCGTGTCGTTCCCGGCGGGGGCCGATCCCATCGTCGGTGACGAGGCGCGCGCGCTCGCGCCGACGGCGCCCGCCACGACCATCCAGTCCGTGAAGCGCTTCATGGGCCTCGGCCCGGAGCACGTGAGCGCCGCCGACCGCCAGCGTTACACCTTCGCCGACGCCGACCGCGGCGTGGTGCGTTTCGTGATCGGTGAACGCGCGGTCACGCCGCCCGAGGTCGCGGCGCTCGTGCTGAAGGAGTTGAAGCGGCGCGCGGAGGCGGCGCTCGGCTGCCCGATCAGGAAGGCGGTCGTCACGGTGCCAGCGTACTTCAACGATACGCAGCGCCAGGCGACCAAGGACGCCGGACGGCTCGCCGGCCTCGAGGTGCTGCGCCTCGTGAACGAGCCGACGGCGGCGGCGCTCGCCTACGGGCTCGGTCGCGCGAACGAGGGGACCGTCGCGGTCTACGACTTCGGCGGCGGCACCTTCGACGTGTCGATCCTCAAGATGGAGCGGGGCATCTTCGAGGTGAAGGCGACCGGCGGTGATACGCGCCTCGGCGGCGACGACGTCGACGAGGCCGTCGCGGCCTGGCTGCTCGGCGGCGCGGAGCTGCCGTCCGACGTCGCGAGCCGCCGCGACGTGCGAGCGCGCGCCCAGCGCGCCGCTGAAGAAGCGAAGTGCCGCCTGTCGTCGACCGACGCGACCGACGTGAGCGTCACGTTTCCGGACGGACGGACCATCGCCCGTCGTCTGACGCGCGCGGAGTTCGACGCCATCATTGCCCCCATCGTCGAGCGCACCCTCGCGCCCTGCCGCCAGGCGCTCGCGGACGCCGGCCTCGCGCCGGCGGCCGTCGACGCCGTCGTGCTCGTCGGCGGCAGCACCCGCATCCCGCTGGTGCGGACGAGGGTGGGGGAGCTCTTCGGTCGCGAGCCCTTGTGCTCGCTCGATCCGGATCAGGTCGTCGCGCTCGGCGCCGGGGTCCAGGCGGGAATCCTCGGCGGGCGGCGCAAGGACATGCTGCTCCTCGACGTCGTACCGCTCTCGCTCGGCATCGAGACCATGGGGGGCGTCATGACGCGCCTCATCGAGCGTAATACGACCATCCCGACGAGCCATACCGAGACCTTCACGACCGCCGTCGACAACCAGACTGCCGTGGCGTTGCACGTGCTCCAGGGCGAGCGCGAGCTCGCCAAGGATTGCCGGAGCCTCGCGCGCTTCTCGATCCCGATCGAGCTCGCGGCGGCCGGTTTCCCGCGCGTCGACGTGACCTTCATGATCGACGCCAACGGCATCTTGAACGTAACGGCGCGCGACGTGCGCACCGGCCGCGAGCGATCCCTCGACGTGAAGCCGTCCTACGGCCTCACCGACGAGGAAGTCGAGCGCATGCTCGAGGAGTCGATCGACTTCGCCGAGGAGGACGTGGCGGCGCGGCTCCTCGCGGAGGCGCGGATGGAAGCGGAGACGTTGATCCGACAAATCGGGCGCACGCTCGGGGAGTCGGGCACGCTGCTCCGGGACGGCGAGGGAGACGCCATCCGAGGCGCCATCGCGACGCTCGAAGCGGCGCTGCACGAGACCGACTACGACCGCATTCGCGATCTGGTGCAGGCGCTCGGCGAGGCGAGTACGCCCTTCGCCCACCGCATCATGGAGACGTCGCTGAAGCGCGCGCTCGAGAACAAGTCGGCGGGAGGTGAGCCATGGGTCTGAAGTGGGAGGACGCGGAGGATCTCGCGATCGCGCTCGCCGACGAGCACGCGGGGGTCGATCCGCTCACGGTGCGCTTCACGGATCTGCACCGCTACGTCACGGGGCTCGACGAGTTCGGCGACGACCCGAAAGGGTCGAGCGAAGGCAAGCTCGAGGCCATCCAGATGGCGTGGCTCGAAGAATATCGGGACCGGAAGGGCGACTGAGGACGCAAGGGGATCCACATGTCGATCATGCAAGTCAGCCGGAAAGTCGACTACGCGCTCCGCGCGGCGATCTATCTCGCGTACCAGAACGATCGCCGACCGTGCTCGGTCGCCGAGATCGCGGCGCGCGAGGCGATGCCCAAGAAGTTCCTGGAGAAGATCATCCAGAACCTGATCCATTCGGGGATCGTGCGCTCGACGCGCGGCGCGCAGGGCGGCTATGCGCTCGCCCGCGAGCCGGAGGCGGTGACGTTCAAGGACGTCATCGAGGCGGTCGAGGGGCCGGTCTCGTTGAACGTGTGCGTCGGGGACGCCGGTGCGGCGCTCGACTGCTGCGCGCAGTCGCCGCGCTGCTCGATGCTGTGGGTATGGCAGGAGGCACAGAAGCGGGTGATGGAGGTGTTCGCGACGACGACGCTCGCGGACGTGCTGCAGAAGCGTACGGCGGCGCTCGGGGAGATCGTCGCCAGCGCGGCGGCGGGGTGAGGGCGACTTTGCTCGAGCGGACGTGTGCGAGCCGAAGAGGGGAATTCCTATGAGCGACACCAACACCGAAGACCGATACGGCGGGTTCCTGCAGCCGAACGCGATCCTGCCGGTGCAGTTCTTCCAGACGCTGCGCTCGAAGGGGCAGTCCGACGGCGAGCGCCGCCTCATGCTCGCCGTCCTCGAGGACGCCGTGAACTGTTTCATGAAGCAGATCCACGCGACCGATCCGAAGGCGCGCCGGCTCTTCGAGGACGCCGAGGGATGGATCGCGGCCGAGGATCGCACCTGGTTCTTCTCCTTCGACAACGTCTGCGAGGCGCTCGGCTTGAATCCGGAGTACCTGCGAGCAGGGATCTTCAGGTGGCGGGCGGCCGAGCGGCGCCGTGTCGGCGACGCGGCGTTTGGGGACGCGGTCGCGAGCTGCGGATCGGATGCTACGGAAGATCGCGAAGCGGACGATGGAGGTCTCCGGCTCGTGAACCGTCTTTGAGCGCCGGATGATCGCGGATCACGTGCCGCGCGTCCGTGTCCGTTCACGCTCGGGTGCGGCGGGGACGCCGGAAACGGGCGTCACGCGTCGGTGAGCGCGAGGCCGATCTTGCGCGCGACCGCCGTGAGCGTCTCGCCGGCGCTTCCGTGCAGGAGCACGTGGGCGTACGGATCGTACGGCGTCGCCTCCCGGTTCACGATCACGAGCGACGTGCCGTTCTCGACCGCGGTGCGCGGGAGTCCGGCCGCCGGATAGACCTCCAGCGAGGAGCCGATCACGAGGAACACGTCGGCCTCGTCCGCGTCGGCGAAGGCCTGAGCGGTCTCGCGTTCGGGCATCGCCTGCCCGAACGAGATCGTCGCGGGCTTCAGCAGTCCGCCGCAGTCGCAGCGGAGGTCGTACTCGCCGGCGGCGAAGCGCGCCTGGACCGGCCCGCGTGGCTGACGTGCGCCGCAGGTGAGACACCCGACCTCGAGCGCGGTTCCGTGGATCTCGATGACGACGGCGGTCGAGCTCCCGGCCTTCTGGTGCAGGCCGTCGACGTTCTGCGTGACGATGCGGAGGAGGCCGCCGCGGCGCTCGAGCGCGGCGAGCGCGCGGTGGGCGGCGTTGGGCTGCGCGTCGCGGAGGACGGGGAAGAGCTCGTTCCCCATCTCCCAGTAGAGGCGGCGGGTCTCGGCGCTCGCGCGGAACTTGTCGAAGGTGAGCTTGGTCGGGTCGTAGCGCGTCCAGAGGCCGCCCGGGCTCCGGAAGTCCGGGATGCCCGACTCGGTGCTGATGCCGGCGCCCGTCAGCGCGACGATCCGGCGCGCGCCGGCGATGAGCTTCGCCGCCGTGTCGAGGTCGTGCTCCGCGATCGGGTGCATGTCGGGCTCAGGCGGCGAGGAGCGCGCGCTCGAGAAGCGCCGCGGTCAGGTCGTGTATCTCAGGATGCGTGCGCGCGCGAGGCCAATCTGCCCGTCCGACACGATCCGCTCGAGCCGGTCGGCGGCCGTTACCCGCGCCGCCGGCGCCCGAGCGCCGCGGGAGCCGCCGCCGTGCCGGTCGCGATCGCGAGCACCGCGAGCGTGAGGACGTAGGGGAGCATCAAGAGGAGGTGATACGAGACTGCCATGCCGGCCGCTTGCAGGTGGAACTGCGCGGCGCTCGCGGCCCCGAAGAGGAGCGCGCCTCCGAGGATGCCGAGCGGCCGCCAGCGTCCGAAGACGACGATCGCGAGCGCAATGAAACCGCGTCCGGCCGACATGCCTTCGACGAAGGTGTTGGAGTAGGCGAGCGAGAGGTAGCCGCCTCCGATCCCCGCGAGGAGGGCCGCGACGAGGAGCGCGCCGACGCGTACGGCGTCGACGCGAATGCCGAGGCTCGCGGCGGCCTCGGGCGCCTCGCCGACGGCGCGGAGCGCGAGCCCGAGCCGCGTGCGCGCGAGCACGAGCCACGCGAGCGGCACGAGCGCGAGCCCCGCCCAGACCGGCGCCGGCTGGCGGAGCGGCGCGAGCCACCACGCGTCGCCGCCGAGCGCGATCGGTTCGAAGGTCGGAACGGTGAGCGCGGCGCCGGTCACGCCGAACACGGCGCGGTAGGCGACGCCGGTGACGCCGAGGGCGAGGAGGTTGAGGGCCGCGCCAGCCACGACCTGGTCGGCGTCGAGTCCGACGACCCAGCCGGCGAGGAGCGCCCCGAGCAACATTGCGGCTCCGGCCGCCGCGATCATGCCGACGAGCGGGCTCCCCGTTCCCCAGCACGCGAGGAATCCGGCGAACGCGCCGGTCAGCATGAGGCCTTCGACGCCGATGTTGAGCACGCCGGCGCGCTCGCTCACGAGCTCGCCGAGCGCGGCGAAGAGGAGCGGTGTGCCGAGGGCCAGGGCCGAGCCGGCGAGCGCTACGAGCCATTCGGTCATACCGCCTCCGCGTGCGGCGCCGCACCGCCGCCGCCGCGCCGGCGTGTGAAGCGCGGCGCCTCCGCGGCGAGCAGCGCCAGGATGACGGTCGCCTGGACGATCGACGCGAAGACCGCGGAGACGCCGGCGCTCCGTTGCA is part of the Deltaproteobacteria bacterium genome and harbors:
- the iscU gene encoding Fe-S cluster assembly scaffold IscU, whose product is MAYSDKVLDHYENPRNVGSFAKDEPGVGTGIVGAPECGDVMKLQLKITDAGVIEDAKFKTFGCGSAIASSSYVTELIKGKSVEEAYAIKNTQIVEELNLPPVKIHCSVLAEDAIKAAIGDWKGKTGTDSEKKAV
- a CDS encoding iron-sulfur cluster assembly accessory protein; this encodes MSLSDAAAEKISGLVASEQKPDHGLRLKVVGGGCSGLQYKMDLDVERAGDKIFTNGDAKILVDRKSFLYLNGTEVHYEEGLMESGFKLRNPNIKRECGCGASFTV
- the hscB gene encoding Fe-S protein assembly co-chaperone HscB, producing the protein MTTNTETSLCLHCGKPAAHQLVCSGCGIVAPAGRETDYFSLFGLPRRLTVELADLERRYYALSRELHPDLFHDRPPAEQAESLRMTALVNRAYKTLKDPVQRALYWLEAHGESLGRDNERVPAALATRVFEVQEQLDELRAARARGAGEAECRAMSAVRNALRDDLGASEARLARSFEADDGASAAALTETKKILSELHYLRTLLRDVENEL
- the hscA gene encoding Fe-S protein assembly chaperone HscA, which encodes MSPVERPSPIVGIDLGTTNSLVAWLDDETPRVIADPATGRVIVPSVVSFPAGADPIVGDEARALAPTAPATTIQSVKRFMGLGPEHVSAADRQRYTFADADRGVVRFVIGERAVTPPEVAALVLKELKRRAEAALGCPIRKAVVTVPAYFNDTQRQATKDAGRLAGLEVLRLVNEPTAAALAYGLGRANEGTVAVYDFGGGTFDVSILKMERGIFEVKATGGDTRLGGDDVDEAVAAWLLGGAELPSDVASRRDVRARAQRAAEEAKCRLSSTDATDVSVTFPDGRTIARRLTRAEFDAIIAPIVERTLAPCRQALADAGLAPAAVDAVVLVGGSTRIPLVRTRVGELFGREPLCSLDPDQVVALGAGVQAGILGGRRKDMLLLDVVPLSLGIETMGGVMTRLIERNTTIPTSHTETFTTAVDNQTAVALHVLQGERELAKDCRSLARFSIPIELAAAGFPRVDVTFMIDANGILNVTARDVRTGRERSLDVKPSYGLTDEEVERMLEESIDFAEEDVAARLLAEARMEAETLIRQIGRTLGESGTLLRDGEGDAIRGAIATLEAALHETDYDRIRDLVQALGEASTPFAHRIMETSLKRALENKSAGGEPWV
- the iscX gene encoding Fe-S cluster assembly protein IscX produces the protein MGLKWEDAEDLAIALADEHAGVDPLTVRFTDLHRYVTGLDEFGDDPKGSSEGKLEAIQMAWLEEYRDRKGD
- a CDS encoding Rrf2 family transcriptional regulator, giving the protein MSIMQVSRKVDYALRAAIYLAYQNDRRPCSVAEIAAREAMPKKFLEKIIQNLIHSGIVRSTRGAQGGYALAREPEAVTFKDVIEAVEGPVSLNVCVGDAGAALDCCAQSPRCSMLWVWQEAQKRVMEVFATTTLADVLQKRTAALGEIVASAAAG
- a CDS encoding Sir2 family NAD-dependent protein deacetylase, giving the protein MHPIAEHDLDTAAKLIAGARRIVALTGAGISTESGIPDFRSPGGLWTRYDPTKLTFDKFRASAETRRLYWEMGNELFPVLRDAQPNAAHRALAALERRGGLLRIVTQNVDGLHQKAGSSTAVVIEIHGTALEVGCLTCGARQPRGPVQARFAAGEYDLRCDCGGLLKPATISFGQAMPERETAQAFADADEADVFLVIGSSLEVYPAAGLPRTAVENGTSLVIVNREATPYDPYAHVLLHGSAGETLTAVARKIGLALTDA
- a CDS encoding ABC transporter permease, producing the protein MTEWLVALAGSALALGTPLLFAALGELVSERAGVLNIGVEGLMLTGAFAGFLACWGTGSPLVGMIAAAGAAMLLGALLAGWVVGLDADQVVAGAALNLLALGVTGVAYRAVFGVTGAALTVPTFEPIALGGDAWWLAPLRQPAPVWAGLALVPLAWLVLARTRLGLALRAVGEAPEAAASLGIRVDAVRVGALLVAALLAGIGGGYLSLAYSNTFVEGMSAGRGFIALAIVVFGRWRPLGILGGALLFGAASAAQFHLQAAGMAVSYHLLLMLPYVLTLAVLAIATGTAAAPAALGRRRRG